A single Nocardioides bizhenqiangii DNA region contains:
- a CDS encoding 4-hydroxy-3-methylbut-2-enyl diphosphate reductase, with protein MTIDLGNPRVLSPDDAGRQVLLADPRGYCAGVDRAVVTVEEALDLYGAPVYVRKQIVHNKHVVSNLEKRGAIFVEELDEVPPGATVVFSAHGVSPAVHRQAAERELKTIDATCPLVTKVHREAVRFAREGYTILLIGHAGHEEVEGTAGEAPDQTVLVEHPDDVDNLEFAPDAKLAWLSQTTLSVDETMETVRRLRAKFPQLEDPPSDDICYATQNRQVAVKEIGATADLVIVVGSANSSNSVRLVEVALEAGAKASYRVDDVSEIDEAWLEGARTVSVTSGASVPDDLVQGVLEYLAERGYPDARPVQTAEESLVFSLPKELHRDLKAAGRP; from the coding sequence ATGACGATCGACCTCGGCAACCCGCGCGTCCTGTCGCCTGACGACGCCGGCCGGCAGGTGCTGCTGGCCGACCCGCGGGGCTACTGCGCGGGGGTCGACCGGGCCGTGGTGACGGTCGAGGAGGCGCTGGACCTCTACGGCGCGCCCGTCTACGTCCGCAAGCAGATCGTCCACAACAAGCACGTGGTGTCGAACCTCGAGAAGCGCGGCGCGATCTTCGTCGAGGAGCTCGACGAGGTGCCGCCGGGCGCAACCGTCGTCTTCTCGGCGCACGGTGTGTCGCCGGCGGTCCACCGCCAGGCGGCCGAGCGCGAGCTCAAGACCATCGACGCCACCTGTCCGCTGGTGACCAAGGTCCACCGCGAGGCGGTCCGCTTCGCCCGCGAGGGCTACACCATCCTGCTGATCGGCCACGCCGGGCACGAGGAGGTCGAGGGCACCGCGGGTGAGGCGCCCGACCAGACCGTCCTCGTCGAGCACCCCGACGACGTCGACAACCTGGAGTTCGCTCCCGACGCCAAGCTCGCCTGGCTCTCCCAGACCACGCTCAGCGTCGACGAGACGATGGAGACCGTACGCCGGCTCCGGGCGAAGTTCCCTCAGCTGGAGGACCCGCCGAGCGACGACATCTGTTACGCGACGCAGAACCGGCAGGTCGCCGTGAAGGAGATCGGCGCCACCGCGGACCTGGTGATCGTGGTCGGGTCGGCCAACTCCTCCAACTCGGTCCGTCTGGTCGAGGTGGCGCTCGAGGCGGGCGCCAAGGCGTCCTACCGCGTCGACGACGTCTCCGAGATCGACGAAGCCTGGCTCGAGGGAGCCCGCACGGTCAGCGTCACCTCCGGTGCCTCCGTGCCCGACGACCTGGTGCAGGGCGTGCTGGAGTACCTGGCCGAGCGCGGCTACCCGGACGCCCGCCCCGTGCAGACGGCGGAGGAGTCGCTGGTGTTCTCCCTCCCCAAGGAGCTGCACCGCGACCTCAAGGCCGCCGGCCGGCCGTAG
- a CDS encoding DNA-directed RNA polymerase subunit alpha, protein MLIAQRPTLSEETVDQFRSRFVIEPLEPGFGYTLGNSLRRTLLSSIPGASVTSIKVDGVLHEFSTIDGVKEDVTEIILNLKGIVVSSEHDEPVTMYLRKSGAGDVTAADIAPPAGVEVHNPDLKIATLGDNGKLEMELVVERGRGYVSAVQNKGADNEIGRMPVDSIYSPVLKVTYKVEATRVEQRTDFDKLVIDVETKPSILPRDAIASAGKTLVELFGLARELNVEAEGIDIGPSPVDEQLAADLALPVEDLQLTVRSYNCLKREGIHTVGELISRSEQDLLDIRNFGAKSIDEVKAKLHEMGLSLKDSAPGFDPHAALASYGDDDDDTFVEDEQY, encoded by the coding sequence GTGCTCATCGCACAGCGCCCCACCCTGTCGGAGGAAACCGTCGACCAGTTCCGGTCGCGGTTCGTCATCGAGCCCCTCGAGCCTGGCTTCGGCTACACGCTCGGCAACTCGCTCCGCCGTACCCTCCTGTCGTCCATCCCGGGCGCGTCCGTCACCAGCATCAAGGTCGACGGCGTGCTCCACGAGTTCTCGACGATCGACGGTGTCAAGGAAGACGTCACCGAGATCATCCTGAACCTCAAGGGCATCGTGGTCTCCTCGGAGCACGACGAGCCGGTCACCATGTACCTCCGCAAGTCCGGTGCCGGTGACGTCACCGCGGCCGACATCGCGCCCCCGGCCGGTGTCGAGGTGCACAACCCCGACCTCAAGATCGCCACCCTGGGCGACAACGGCAAGCTCGAGATGGAGCTCGTCGTCGAGCGTGGCCGCGGCTACGTCTCGGCCGTCCAGAACAAGGGTGCCGACAACGAGATCGGCCGGATGCCCGTCGACTCGATCTACAGCCCGGTCCTCAAGGTGACCTACAAGGTCGAGGCCACCCGTGTCGAGCAGCGCACCGACTTCGACAAGCTCGTCATCGACGTCGAGACCAAGCCGTCGATCCTGCCCCGCGACGCGATCGCGTCGGCCGGCAAGACGCTGGTCGAGCTCTTCGGCCTGGCCCGTGAGCTCAACGTCGAGGCCGAGGGCATCGACATCGGCCCGTCGCCCGTCGACGAGCAGCTCGCCGCCGACCTGGCCCTGCCGGTCGAGGACCTGCAGCTCACCGTCCGGTCCTACAACTGCCTCAAGCGCGAGGGCATCCACACCGTGGGTGAGCTCATCAGCCGCTCGGAGCAGGACCTGCTCGACATCCGCAACTTCGGCGCGAAGTCGATCGACGAGGTCAAGGCGAAGCTGCACGAGATGGGCCTGTCGCTCAAGGACAGCGCTCCGGGCTTCGACCCGCACGCCGCCCTCGCGTCGTACGGCGACGATGACGACGACACCTTCGTGGAAGACGAGCAGTACTGA
- the rpsK gene encoding 30S ribosomal protein S11, whose amino-acid sequence MPPKARAAKKVRRKEKKNVAQGEAHIKSTFNNTIVTITDPTGAVISWASAGTVGFKGSRKSTPYAAQMAAEAAGRRAMEHGMKKIDVFVKGPGSGRETAIRSLGAIGLEVGTIQDVTPAPHNGCRPPKRRRV is encoded by the coding sequence ATGCCTCCCAAGGCTCGCGCGGCCAAGAAGGTCCGCCGCAAGGAGAAGAAGAACGTCGCTCAGGGCGAAGCCCACATCAAGAGCACGTTCAACAACACGATCGTCACGATCACCGACCCGACCGGTGCGGTGATCTCGTGGGCGTCCGCCGGCACCGTCGGCTTCAAGGGCTCCCGCAAGTCCACCCCGTACGCCGCGCAGATGGCCGCCGAGGCCGCCGGTCGTCGGGCGATGGAGCACGGCATGAAGAAGATCGACGTCTTCGTCAAGGGCCCGGGCTCGGGCCGCGAGACGGCGATCCGGTCCCTGGGTGCCATCGGCCTCGAGGTCGGCACCATCCAGGACGTCACCCCTGCCCCCCACAACGGTTGCCGCCCGCCCAAGCGCCGGCGCGTCTGA
- the rplQ gene encoding 50S ribosomal protein L17, with protein sequence MPKPKKGPRLGGSPAHQRLILRNLATALFEHGRITTTEAKARTLRPYAEKLITKAKKAHLGENPLHQRREVLRAITDKGVVHHLFTEIAPTYAERPGGYTRITKIGPRHGDNAPMAVIELVNEAYSPKPSTAKKKAEPAAPVEVSKADEDAPAEVEATNEAGDTEVLSTEATEVETAEAESTAEATEDPAETEEEAPEATDEAADESETDEKA encoded by the coding sequence ATGCCCAAGCCCAAGAAGGGTCCCCGCCTCGGCGGTAGCCCGGCCCACCAGCGGCTCATCCTCCGCAACCTGGCCACCGCGCTCTTCGAGCACGGCCGGATCACGACCACGGAGGCCAAGGCCCGCACCCTGCGGCCCTACGCCGAGAAGCTGATCACCAAGGCGAAGAAGGCGCACCTGGGTGAGAACCCGCTGCACCAGCGTCGCGAGGTGCTGCGGGCCATCACCGACAAGGGTGTCGTGCACCACCTCTTCACCGAGATCGCGCCGACGTACGCCGAGCGTCCGGGTGGCTACACCCGGATCACCAAGATCGGTCCGCGCCACGGCGACAACGCCCCCATGGCCGTGATCGAGCTCGTGAACGAGGCCTACAGCCCGAAGCCTTCGACTGCGAAGAAGAAGGCCGAGCCTGCCGCTCCGGTCGAGGTCAGCAAGGCCGACGAGGACGCCCCGGCCGAGGTCGAGGCGACCAACGAGGCCGGCGACACCGAGGTGCTGTCCACGGAGGCGACCGAGGTCGAGACGGCTGAGGCGGAGTCCACCGCCGAGGCGACCGAGGACCCTGCAGAGACCGAGGAGGAGGCCCCCGAGGCCACCGACGAGGCTGCGGACGAGTCGGAGACCGACGAGAAGGCCTGA
- a CDS encoding LLM class flavin-dependent oxidoreductase: MPSPVLSVLDLVPVRSDQTSADAVAASIELARTADRLGFRRYWVAEHHNMPAVAATNPPVLVGLLAGRTSRIRVGSGGVMLPNHAPLVVAEQFALLEAAFPGRIDLGIGRAPGTDPVTSWALRHGAGGVSDEAVNRFPEYVDNVLAMMEPDGVGLALRGRTHVLKATPSAGSVPQIWLLGSSDYSARLAAEKGMPYVFAHHFSGSGTAEALDLYRSTFRPSPELEAPRTFLTVNAAVADSVDEAERLALPQLLQMVALRTGQPLTAQRLVEDAEKDVADGLPESHQSLIDAMRRRWVIGDADGALAEIERLAASYDVDEVMVHPVAGAVAGTDPGSAPARVRTLELLGS; encoded by the coding sequence ATGCCATCTCCCGTCCTCTCCGTCCTCGACCTGGTCCCGGTCCGCTCCGACCAGACGTCCGCCGACGCCGTCGCCGCCTCCATCGAGCTCGCGCGCACGGCCGACCGGCTCGGGTTCCGCCGCTACTGGGTCGCCGAGCACCACAACATGCCGGCGGTCGCCGCCACCAACCCGCCGGTCCTCGTCGGACTGCTGGCCGGGCGGACCTCGCGGATCAGGGTCGGTTCCGGCGGGGTGATGCTCCCCAACCACGCCCCGCTCGTCGTCGCCGAGCAGTTCGCGCTTCTCGAAGCGGCCTTCCCGGGCCGGATCGATCTCGGCATCGGCCGGGCACCGGGCACCGACCCGGTCACGTCGTGGGCGCTGCGGCACGGTGCCGGCGGTGTCAGCGACGAGGCGGTCAACCGGTTCCCTGAGTACGTCGACAACGTGCTCGCGATGATGGAGCCGGACGGCGTCGGCCTCGCGCTGCGTGGCCGCACCCACGTGCTGAAGGCGACCCCGTCGGCCGGGTCGGTCCCGCAGATCTGGTTGCTCGGCTCGTCCGACTACTCCGCCCGGCTCGCGGCCGAGAAAGGGATGCCCTACGTCTTCGCCCACCACTTCTCCGGGTCGGGCACGGCCGAGGCGCTGGATCTCTACCGCAGCACCTTCCGCCCCTCGCCCGAGCTCGAGGCGCCGCGCACCTTCCTCACGGTCAACGCCGCGGTCGCGGACTCGGTCGACGAGGCCGAGCGGCTGGCTCTTCCGCAGCTGCTGCAGATGGTCGCGCTCCGCACCGGGCAGCCGCTGACCGCCCAGCGCCTGGTCGAGGACGCCGAGAAGGATGTCGCCGACGGACTGCCGGAGTCGCACCAGAGCCTGATCGACGCCATGCGGCGCCGCTGGGTGATCGGCGACGCGGACGGTGCTCTGGCGGAGATCGAGCGGCTGGCGGCGTCGTACGACGTCGACGAGGTGATGGTGCACCCGGTCGCGGGCGCCGTGGCCGGCACCGATCCGGGCAGCGCGCCGGCCCGGGTGCGGACCCTTGAGCTGCTCGGGAGCTGA
- a CDS encoding L-threonylcarbamoyladenylate synthase translates to MAKYLDVHPDNPQPRVLQQIVDALHEDALIAYPTDSGYALGCRVGNRDGRDRILRIRGLDERHHLTLVCRDFSQLGQLVHVDNAAFRAIRSATPGPYTFILPAMPEVPRRLMHPKKRTVGVRIPDHGVVRAILDLLGEPLLSSSLILPGETEPRTMGWEIKEELDHQVDIVVEAGETPAEPTTVVDWSEGYPEMVRRGAGDPDRFV, encoded by the coding sequence ATGGCGAAGTACCTGGACGTCCACCCGGACAACCCGCAGCCCCGGGTGCTCCAGCAGATCGTGGACGCGCTCCACGAGGACGCGCTGATCGCCTACCCGACCGACTCCGGCTACGCCCTCGGCTGCCGGGTCGGCAATCGCGACGGCCGGGACCGGATCCTGAGGATCCGCGGCCTCGACGAGCGGCACCACCTCACCCTGGTGTGCCGCGACTTCTCGCAGCTCGGCCAGCTGGTGCACGTCGACAACGCTGCGTTCCGGGCGATCCGCTCGGCGACACCCGGTCCCTACACGTTCATCCTGCCGGCCATGCCCGAGGTGCCCCGGCGGCTGATGCACCCCAAGAAGCGCACCGTCGGCGTACGGATCCCCGACCACGGTGTGGTCCGCGCGATCCTGGACCTGCTGGGTGAGCCGCTCCTGTCGAGCTCGCTGATCCTGCCCGGCGAGACCGAGCCCCGCACCATGGGGTGGGAGATCAAGGAGGAGCTCGACCACCAGGTCGACATCGTGGTCGAGGCGGGGGAGACCCCGGCCGAGCCGACCACCGTCGTCGACTGGTCGGAGGGCTACCCGGAGATGGTGCGCCGCGGCGCGGGCGATCCCGACCGGTTCGTCTGA
- the rpsD gene encoding 30S ribosomal protein S4 — translation MARYTGPITKKSRRLGVDLIGGDAAFEKRPYPPGQHGRARIKESEYRNQLQEKQKARYTYGILEKQFHKYYVEAARRQGKTGDNLLQLLECRLDNVVYRAGFARTRRHARQLVTHGHFLVNGKKVDIPSFQVTQYDIIDVREKSLEMTPFIVARETHGERIVPAWLEALPTRMRILVHQLPVREQIDIPVQEQLIVEYYSKK, via the coding sequence ATGGCCCGCTACACCGGCCCCATCACCAAGAAGTCGCGCCGTCTCGGTGTCGACCTGATCGGCGGCGACGCCGCATTCGAGAAGCGTCCCTACCCGCCGGGCCAGCACGGCCGCGCGCGGATCAAGGAGAGCGAGTACCGCAACCAGCTGCAGGAGAAGCAGAAGGCGCGTTACACCTACGGCATCCTCGAGAAGCAGTTCCACAAGTACTACGTCGAGGCCGCTCGCCGGCAGGGCAAGACCGGTGACAACCTGCTCCAACTGCTGGAGTGCCGTCTCGACAACGTGGTCTACCGCGCCGGGTTCGCCCGCACGCGTCGTCACGCCCGCCAGCTGGTGACCCACGGTCACTTCCTGGTCAACGGCAAGAAGGTCGACATCCCCTCGTTCCAGGTCACGCAGTACGACATCATCGACGTCCGCGAGAAGTCGCTGGAGATGACGCCGTTCATCGTCGCCCGGGAGACCCACGGCGAGCGGATCGTGCCGGCCTGGCTCGAGGCGCTCCCCACGCGGATGCGCATCCTGGTGCACCAGCTGCCGGTCCGGGAACAGATCGACATCCCGGTCCAGGAGCAGCTCATCGTCGAGTACTACTCGAAGAAGTGA
- the rpmJ gene encoding 50S ribosomal protein L36, translating into MKVNPSVKPICDKCKVIRRHGRVMVICENPRHKQRQG; encoded by the coding sequence ATGAAGGTCAACCCGAGCGTCAAGCCGATCTGTGACAAGTGCAAGGTGATCCGTCGCCACGGCCGAGTCATGGTGATCTGTGAAAACCCGCGCCACAAGCAGCGCCAGGGCTGA
- the rpsM gene encoding 30S ribosomal protein S13, with amino-acid sequence MARLVGVDLPRDKRIEVALTYIYGIGRTRAQKLLEATGVSPDLRVHELGDEELVKLRDAIDGADIKIEGDLRREVQADIRRKIEIGSYQGRRHRQGLPVRGQRTKTNARTRKGPKRTVAGKKKAK; translated from the coding sequence ATGGCACGTCTCGTCGGAGTCGACCTGCCGCGCGACAAGCGCATCGAGGTCGCACTCACCTACATCTACGGCATCGGCCGTACCCGCGCCCAGAAGCTGCTGGAAGCCACCGGGGTCAGCCCCGACCTGCGCGTCCACGAGCTGGGTGATGAAGAGCTGGTCAAGCTTCGCGACGCCATCGACGGCGCGGACATCAAGATCGAGGGTGACCTCCGTCGCGAGGTCCAAGCCGACATCCGTCGCAAGATCGAGATCGGCAGCTACCAGGGTCGCCGCCACCGCCAGGGCCTTCCGGTCCGCGGTCAGCGCACCAAGACCAACGCTCGTACCCGCAAGGGCCCGAAGCGCACGGTTGCCGGCAAGAAGAAGGCCAAGTGA
- the infA gene encoding translation initiation factor IF-1 produces MAKKEGVIEMEGSVVEALPNAMFRVELSNGHKVLAHISGKMRQHYIRILPEDRVVVELSPYDLSRGRIVYRYK; encoded by the coding sequence ATGGCGAAAAAAGAAGGCGTCATCGAGATGGAGGGCTCCGTTGTGGAGGCCCTTCCTAACGCGATGTTCCGCGTCGAGCTGAGCAACGGCCACAAGGTCCTTGCTCACATCAGCGGAAAGATGCGCCAGCACTACATCCGGATCCTCCCCGAGGACCGGGTCGTCGTGGAGCTTTCGCCGTACGACCTTTCCCGGGGCCGGATCGTCTACCGCTACAAGTAA
- a CDS encoding TerC family protein, whose translation MDVTTLEWTITIAATIGVLLFDVIVIARDPREPSMRECAVALSFYIGAALAFGLFVWLHHGQDYGIEFYTGWLTEYSLSIDNLFVFIILMAALKVPRKYQQEALLVGIVLALIFRGIFIALGYALIENFSWVFYIFGAFLVYTAYGLVKSYRTHEDEHPEDNVAVRFARSHLKVGESYHGLKLWYHENGVRLVSPIVIVIIALGVTDILFALDSIPAIFGITQEPYLVFTANVFALMGLRQLYFLLGGLLQRLVYLSLGLAFILAFIGVKLVLHALHENELPFINDGHHVTAAPEISSLVSLGVIIATLVLTAVASLAKSAKDDREAEAVASDLDDTPGADWKD comes from the coding sequence GTGGACGTCACCACCCTGGAATGGACCATCACGATCGCCGCCACCATCGGCGTGCTGTTGTTCGACGTCATCGTCATCGCCCGCGACCCGCGCGAGCCCTCGATGAGGGAGTGCGCGGTTGCGCTCAGCTTCTACATCGGTGCGGCGCTGGCGTTCGGACTCTTCGTGTGGCTCCACCACGGCCAGGACTACGGCATCGAGTTCTACACCGGCTGGCTGACGGAGTACTCGTTGTCGATCGACAACCTCTTCGTCTTCATCATCCTGATGGCGGCGCTCAAGGTGCCCAGGAAGTACCAGCAGGAGGCGCTGCTCGTCGGCATCGTGCTCGCGCTGATCTTCCGCGGCATCTTCATTGCGCTCGGCTACGCCCTCATCGAGAACTTCAGCTGGGTGTTCTACATCTTCGGGGCATTCCTGGTCTACACGGCCTACGGGCTGGTGAAGTCGTACCGCACCCATGAGGACGAGCACCCCGAGGACAACGTGGCGGTGCGGTTCGCCCGCAGCCACCTGAAGGTCGGCGAGTCGTACCACGGGCTGAAGCTCTGGTACCACGAGAACGGCGTCCGCCTCGTGTCGCCGATCGTGATCGTGATCATCGCGCTCGGCGTCACCGACATCCTGTTCGCGCTGGACTCGATCCCGGCGATCTTCGGGATCACCCAGGAGCCGTACCTCGTCTTCACGGCGAACGTGTTCGCCCTGATGGGCCTCCGGCAGCTCTACTTCCTGCTCGGCGGACTCCTGCAGCGGCTGGTCTACCTCTCCCTGGGCCTGGCGTTCATCCTCGCGTTCATCGGCGTGAAGCTGGTGCTGCACGCCCTGCACGAGAACGAGCTGCCCTTCATCAACGACGGTCACCACGTGACGGCCGCCCCGGAGATCTCGTCTCTGGTCAGTCTCGGCGTCATCATCGCGACGCTGGTCCTGACCGCCGTCGCCAGCCTGGCCAAGTCCGCCAAGGACGACCGCGAGGCCGAGGCCGTGGCGAGCGATCTCGACGACACCCCGGGCGCGGACTGGAAGGACTGA
- a CDS encoding FHA domain-containing protein, which translates to MTNAPSRHAGRPHLRVESAGMTRTYDGDRVLIGREADCQVVVSEPSASRHHAVVQREGDGWIVVDTSSNGTFVRGQRIDRMAVPVNPLSLHVGGPAGEAVVVSLVDVPAPGPASRPVRPPQQPAATSPPPPYQPPSKQPSSPDSEWWRNLPPPQLPAGAAPADAWQPQEVVPPGQLPHNQSVVLPQQVAAGKALTIGRGQDNAVVLDDPLVSRHHAVLQPGGPGQPAVLQDLGSFNGTFVNGRKVEGSAQLAVGAEVIFGNQTFRWDGTQLLASATTHEFTLYADGLTTVLPDGRQLLQHASFKLRPSSLTAVIGPSGAGKSTLLGALTGLRPATHGRVIWQGHDLYAHYDQLRFQIGLVPQQDIQHPQLKVRQALRFAAQLRLPPDTSRPEQDARVHQVADQLQLTSRLDNRIGTQLSGGQKKRVSIATELLTAPPLLFLDEPTSGLDPGLDLEVMKQLRGLADGGRVVMVVTHSVLALDVCDDVMVLAPGGRIAYFGPPSGVLAHFGCASYPEVFDLLDDPNLWQRIPAPAPLAATTGALPPPTAGVPAPPRQSLGRQLSTLVRRNAAVVVSDRLLLGMLLLLPLILGGLSRLVPGSSGLSLDDTRRCPGQTERIGDGMCQAFQGETPVGPPVRMIFDPGEATQRLIVLLVAACLMGTAIAIRELVGERPIFRREYAVGLSPGVYFLSKVLVLGTAAFVQGLLVTFIAVVGLPGADGQLGTLRVAFTIGALAFTMAVVGLALSALVTSTEQTMPTLVGVIMIQLVLSGSLFAIAGRPVLEQVAWLSPSRWGYAACASAMGLVRGQVDREDEDWIALAGAGHYFMDLAVLGFLGAVAFGIGMWLTYRSATED; encoded by the coding sequence ATGACGAACGCACCCAGCCGTCACGCCGGCCGACCGCACCTGCGGGTGGAGTCGGCCGGGATGACGAGGACGTACGACGGCGACCGCGTGCTGATCGGTCGCGAGGCCGACTGCCAGGTCGTCGTCAGCGAGCCCAGCGCGTCGCGGCACCACGCCGTCGTGCAGCGCGAGGGTGACGGCTGGATCGTGGTCGACACCAGCAGCAACGGGACGTTCGTGCGAGGTCAGCGGATCGACCGGATGGCCGTGCCGGTGAACCCGCTGAGCCTCCACGTGGGCGGTCCGGCGGGCGAGGCAGTGGTCGTCAGCCTGGTCGATGTTCCCGCCCCGGGGCCGGCGTCGCGACCCGTCCGGCCTCCTCAGCAACCCGCTGCCACGAGCCCGCCTCCGCCGTACCAGCCTCCCTCGAAACAGCCGTCGTCGCCGGACTCCGAGTGGTGGCGCAACCTGCCGCCGCCCCAGCTGCCGGCGGGCGCGGCGCCGGCGGACGCCTGGCAGCCGCAGGAGGTGGTCCCGCCCGGCCAGCTGCCGCACAACCAGTCGGTCGTGCTCCCGCAGCAGGTCGCCGCAGGGAAAGCGCTCACCATCGGCCGCGGCCAGGACAACGCCGTCGTCCTCGATGATCCGCTCGTCAGCCGGCACCATGCCGTGCTCCAGCCCGGCGGTCCCGGGCAGCCGGCCGTCCTGCAGGACCTCGGCAGCTTCAACGGCACCTTCGTCAACGGCCGCAAGGTCGAGGGGTCGGCGCAGCTCGCGGTGGGCGCCGAGGTGATCTTCGGCAACCAGACGTTCCGCTGGGACGGCACCCAGTTGCTGGCGTCCGCGACGACCCACGAGTTCACGCTGTACGCGGACGGCCTGACCACCGTCCTCCCGGACGGACGGCAGCTGCTCCAGCACGCGTCGTTCAAGCTCCGGCCGTCGAGCCTGACCGCGGTGATCGGTCCGTCCGGTGCCGGCAAGTCGACGCTTCTCGGTGCCCTCACCGGCCTCCGGCCCGCGACGCACGGACGGGTCATCTGGCAGGGGCACGACCTCTACGCCCACTACGACCAGCTCCGGTTCCAGATCGGACTGGTGCCGCAGCAGGACATCCAGCACCCGCAGCTCAAGGTGCGCCAGGCGCTCCGGTTCGCCGCCCAGCTCCGGCTCCCACCTGACACCAGCAGGCCCGAGCAGGACGCCCGGGTGCACCAGGTCGCCGACCAGCTCCAGCTGACGTCGCGGCTCGACAACCGGATCGGCACCCAGCTCTCGGGCGGCCAGAAGAAGCGGGTGTCGATCGCTACAGAGCTGCTCACCGCACCGCCGCTGCTGTTCCTCGACGAGCCGACGTCCGGGCTCGACCCGGGACTCGACCTCGAGGTGATGAAGCAGCTCCGTGGCCTCGCCGACGGCGGCCGGGTGGTCATGGTCGTCACCCACTCCGTGCTGGCGCTCGACGTCTGCGACGACGTCATGGTGCTCGCGCCGGGTGGCCGGATCGCGTACTTCGGACCACCGTCGGGCGTGCTCGCCCACTTCGGTTGCGCCAGCTATCCGGAGGTCTTCGACCTCCTCGACGACCCCAACCTCTGGCAGCGGATCCCCGCACCGGCCCCGCTCGCGGCGACGACCGGCGCGCTGCCACCGCCCACCGCGGGCGTACCGGCCCCGCCTCGTCAGTCGCTCGGCCGCCAGCTGTCGACACTGGTCCGCCGCAACGCCGCGGTCGTCGTCTCGGACCGGCTGCTCCTCGGCATGTTGCTCCTGCTGCCGCTGATCCTGGGCGGGCTCAGCCGGCTGGTGCCCGGCTCGAGCGGCCTCTCGCTCGACGACACCCGACGCTGTCCCGGTCAGACCGAGCGGATCGGCGACGGGATGTGCCAGGCCTTCCAAGGGGAGACGCCGGTCGGCCCGCCCGTCCGGATGATCTTCGACCCGGGCGAGGCGACCCAGCGACTGATCGTGCTCCTGGTCGCCGCCTGCCTGATGGGCACCGCGATCGCCATCCGGGAGCTGGTGGGGGAGCGGCCGATCTTCCGCCGGGAGTACGCCGTAGGGCTGTCGCCCGGGGTCTACTTCCTCAGCAAGGTGCTGGTGCTCGGCACCGCGGCGTTCGTCCAGGGTCTCCTGGTCACGTTCATCGCCGTCGTCGGCCTGCCGGGCGCCGACGGCCAGCTGGGCACGCTGCGGGTCGCGTTCACGATCGGTGCGCTCGCGTTCACCATGGCGGTCGTGGGGCTGGCGCTGTCGGCCCTCGTGACGAGCACCGAGCAGACGATGCCGACCCTCGTCGGCGTCATCATGATCCAGCTCGTGCTCTCCGGGTCTCTGTTCGCGATCGCCGGCCGGCCGGTCCTCGAGCAGGTCGCCTGGCTCTCCCCCTCCCGGTGGGGCTACGCCGCCTGTGCGTCGGCGATGGGACTGGTCCGCGGCCAGGTGGACCGCGAGGACGAGGACTGGATCGCGCTCGCCGGCGCCGGTCACTACTTCATGGACCTCGCTGTGCTCGGCTTCCTCGGCGCGGTCGCGTTCGGCATCGGCATGTGGCTCACCTACCGCAGCGCTACGGAGGACTGA
- a CDS encoding DUF6542 domain-containing protein, translated as MTSRSRTLWESGEEPGHEVAALAVALLLTAMTIDLALGDRLGLLFDLTFVTVCARAALMVRPADFFTVGVLPPLAMLASVALLAIAQPGAVARERDGVVQATVSGLSGHAIALVIGYLLCLGVLAVRNQVQTNRSGSPAPRRTISG; from the coding sequence GTGACGAGCAGATCGCGCACCCTGTGGGAGTCCGGCGAGGAGCCCGGCCACGAGGTCGCTGCGCTCGCCGTCGCCCTGCTGCTGACCGCGATGACGATCGATCTGGCGCTGGGCGACCGGCTCGGCCTGCTCTTCGACCTGACCTTCGTCACCGTGTGTGCGCGAGCCGCGCTGATGGTCCGACCCGCCGACTTCTTCACCGTGGGTGTGCTGCCCCCGCTCGCGATGCTGGCGAGCGTGGCGCTGCTCGCGATCGCGCAGCCGGGAGCCGTCGCACGCGAGCGGGACGGCGTCGTACAAGCGACCGTGTCCGGCCTGTCGGGGCACGCGATCGCCCTCGTGATCGGCTACCTGCTCTGCCTCGGGGTGCTCGCCGTCCGCAACCAGGTTCAGACGAACCGGTCGGGATCGCCCGCGCCGCGGCGCACCATCTCCGGGTAG